One window from the genome of Candidatus Saccharibacteria bacterium encodes:
- a CDS encoding YggT family protein, with protein sequence MNINWSLFIDVIVYGLQGVFFIRLIYSILTRTNDYNRSTLDNRLIQFVYELTDPILARVRKILPRSNFIDLSYFFIILAIEVIGTLLKSLV encoded by the coding sequence ATGAATATAAACTGGAGCTTATTTATTGATGTTATTGTCTATGGCTTGCAAGGCGTATTTTTTATTAGATTGATATATTCTATCCTGACAAGAACTAATGACTATAATAGGTCAACTCTAGATAATCGATTAATTCAATTTGTCTATGAATTGACAGATCCAATACTAGCTAGGGTTAGAAAAATTTTACCAAGATCAAATTTTATTGACCTCTCGTACTTCTTTATAATACTCGCTATCGAGGTAATAGGCACACTTCTCAAATCATTAGTATAG
- a CDS encoding GGDEF domain-containing protein, whose product MSPEQSYPSAHIDLEKSTAPVDLLPIIEKYQNEITKLTSSLGISTEADALNRLKEFEAILKGLVMENAIQKNSLDLDQERWKEIDLRTTAPNTTSPNNRRAEYPSPCTNKITLPTLAELKTLNCLDSSDLERIVELNQLFSFIRSMSDEAKLKLMQLAPTVYLMYSIILDNINRAISIDPTTSFDAKTPLTLPQLDAMMRSEETSESNFHCAAIFIDFENLKGINDAIGHRPTDEILYRGIFVKFLEGIRSTDVCIRWGGDEFVIFLTSQDNPDLEFNSFLNMVASKVDLLSRIKISEATLSSGEVVSDLDAGFTIGVAAIDAIKLGDFLKCHPRHPSDTLIGAADRAMYQAKSSNTRQPKPNTTDSTDPFQPMVIPGSKIQYAIYSA is encoded by the coding sequence ATGTCACCTGAACAATCTTATCCTTCAGCCCATATAGACCTCGAGAAATCCACTGCTCCTGTAGACTTACTACCAATAATAGAAAAGTATCAAAACGAAATAACAAAACTTACATCGAGCCTAGGTATCTCTACTGAAGCTGATGCCCTGAATCGCTTAAAGGAATTTGAGGCTATACTTAAGGGTCTTGTTATGGAAAATGCTATCCAAAAAAATAGCCTAGATCTTGACCAAGAGAGATGGAAAGAGATAGATTTAAGAACTACTGCACCAAATACAACCTCACCGAATAATAGACGAGCAGAATACCCTAGTCCTTGTACTAACAAAATAACTTTGCCTACTCTTGCTGAGCTAAAAACGCTTAATTGCTTAGACTCTTCTGACTTAGAACGAATTGTTGAACTAAATCAGCTATTTTCATTCATCAGATCAATGTCAGATGAAGCAAAACTCAAGTTAATGCAATTAGCCCCCACAGTCTATCTAATGTATAGTATAATACTGGATAATATCAATAGAGCTATATCGATAGATCCAACTACTAGCTTTGATGCGAAAACTCCTCTCACCCTCCCTCAGCTAGATGCTATGATGCGAAGCGAAGAAACATCAGAATCCAATTTTCATTGTGCTGCTATATTTATAGACTTTGAAAACCTCAAAGGTATTAATGATGCTATTGGCCACCGTCCTACTGATGAAATCTTATATAGAGGTATTTTTGTGAAGTTTCTCGAAGGCATAAGATCTACTGATGTTTGCATACGTTGGGGTGGGGATGAATTTGTAATATTTCTCACCTCTCAGGATAATCCAGACCTAGAGTTTAACTCGTTCCTCAATATGGTTGCTAGCAAAGTTGACTTATTATCACGTATCAAGATATCAGAAGCAACTCTATCCTCAGGCGAAGTAGTATCAGACTTAGATGCAGGCTTTACGATTGGGGTTGCTGCTATTGATGCTATCAAACTAGGTGATTTTTTAAAATGTCATCCTCGTCACCCTTCTGATACTTTGATAGGTGCAGCAGATAGAGCTATGTATCAGGCTAAAAGTTCAAATACAAGACAGCCTAAACCTAACACAACTGATAGTACTGACCCATTCCAACCTATGGTCATCCCAGGTAGTAAAATCCAATATGCAATTTATTCAGCTTAA